One Pseudomonas muyukensis DNA segment encodes these proteins:
- a CDS encoding response regulator yields the protein MNDLPIEGFTTINESAAMVLLVDDQAMIGEAVRRGLAHEENIDFHFCADPHQAVAQAMRIKPTVILQDLIMPGLDGLTLVREYRNNPATQDIPIIVLSTKEDPLVKSAAFAAGANDYLVKLPDTIELVARIRYHSRSYLTLLQRDEAYRALRVSQQQLLDTNLMLQRLMNSDGLTGLSNRRHFDEYLELEWRRAMREQQQLSLLMIDVDFFKVFNDSFGHLAGDEALRQVAEAIRGCCSRPTDLPARYGGEEFALVLPNTSPGGARLIAEKLRQTIMALNIAHTVPEAASHLTVSIGLATLTPGVGSHCRQLISAADKGLYLAKNNGRNQVGIA from the coding sequence ATGAATGATCTACCAATCGAAGGTTTTACGACCATCAACGAAAGTGCGGCGATGGTCCTGCTGGTAGACGATCAGGCGATGATCGGCGAGGCGGTGCGTCGTGGCCTGGCCCACGAGGAGAACATCGACTTCCACTTTTGCGCCGACCCGCACCAGGCGGTGGCCCAGGCCATGCGCATCAAGCCCACGGTGATCCTCCAGGACCTGATCATGCCCGGGCTGGACGGCCTGACGCTGGTGCGCGAGTACCGTAACAACCCGGCCACCCAGGATATCCCGATCATCGTGCTGTCGACCAAGGAGGACCCGTTGGTCAAGAGCGCGGCGTTCGCCGCCGGGGCCAACGATTACCTGGTCAAGTTGCCCGACACCATCGAGTTGGTGGCGCGTATCCGCTACCACTCGCGCTCGTACCTGACCTTGCTGCAGCGCGACGAGGCGTACCGGGCCTTGCGCGTGAGCCAGCAGCAGTTGCTCGACACCAACCTGATGCTGCAGCGGCTGATGAACTCGGATGGGCTCACGGGGCTGTCCAATCGCCGCCACTTCGACGAATACCTGGAGCTGGAGTGGCGCCGGGCCATGCGGGAACAGCAGCAGTTGTCGTTGTTGATGATCGACGTGGATTTCTTCAAGGTGTTCAACGACAGTTTCGGCCACTTGGCCGGCGATGAAGCCTTGCGCCAGGTAGCCGAGGCAATCCGTGGTTGCTGTTCGCGGCCCACCGATTTGCCGGCGCGTTATGGGGGGGAGGAGTTCGCCCTGGTGTTGCCGAATACCTCGCCGGGGGGCGCGCGGCTGATTGCCGAGAAACTGCGCCAGACCATCATGGCGCTTAACATCGCCCACACCGTGCCAGAGGCGGCTTCGCACCTGACCGTGAGCATCGGCCTGGCGACCTTGACGCCCGGGGTGGGCAGCCATTGCCGGCAGTTGATCTCGGCGGCGGACAAGGGGTTGTACCTGGCCAAGAACAATGGGCGTAATCAGGTTGGGATTGCCTAA
- a CDS encoding chemotaxis response regulator protein-glutamate methylesterase: MKIAIVNDMPMAVEALRRALAFEPAHEVLWVAGNGAEAVQRCAEQTPDLILMDLIMPVMDGVEATRRIMAETPCAIVIVTVDRKQNVHRVFEAMGHGALDVVDTPALGAGDAREAAAPLLRKILNIGWLIGQQRPSAPRAVAAPLRDVSQRRALVAIGSSAGGPAALEVLLKGLPRNFPAAIVLVQHVDQVFAAGMAEWLSSASGLPVRLARQGEPPQPGQVLLAGTNHHIRLLKNGELAYTAEPVNEIYRPSIDVFFESVARYWSGEAVGVLLTGMGRDGAQGLKLMREQGFLTIAQDQQSSAVYGMPKAAAAIHAAVEIRPLERIAGRLMEIFSK, from the coding sequence ATGAAGATCGCCATCGTCAACGACATGCCCATGGCCGTGGAGGCCTTGCGTCGGGCGTTGGCCTTCGAACCGGCCCATGAGGTGCTGTGGGTCGCCGGCAATGGCGCCGAGGCGGTTCAGCGCTGCGCCGAGCAGACGCCGGATTTGATCCTCATGGACCTGATCATGCCGGTGATGGATGGCGTCGAGGCCACCCGGCGGATCATGGCCGAGACCCCGTGCGCCATCGTCATCGTTACGGTAGACCGCAAGCAGAACGTGCACCGGGTGTTCGAGGCCATGGGCCACGGCGCCTTGGACGTGGTCGACACCCCGGCGCTGGGTGCTGGCGATGCCCGCGAAGCCGCGGCCCCGCTGCTGCGCAAGATCCTCAATATCGGTTGGCTGATCGGCCAGCAGCGGCCCAGCGCGCCGCGGGCGGTCGCCGCCCCCCTGCGCGACGTCTCGCAGCGCCGGGCGCTGGTGGCCATTGGCTCCTCCGCGGGTGGGCCGGCGGCGCTGGAGGTGTTGCTCAAGGGGTTGCCGCGCAATTTCCCGGCGGCCATCGTGCTGGTCCAGCATGTCGATCAGGTGTTTGCCGCCGGCATGGCCGAATGGCTCAGCTCGGCATCCGGCCTGCCGGTGCGCCTGGCCCGCCAAGGCGAGCCGCCGCAACCGGGGCAGGTGCTGCTGGCGGGCACCAACCACCACATCCGCCTGCTGAAAAACGGCGAACTGGCCTACACTGCCGAACCTGTCAACGAAATCTACCGGCCCTCGATCGATGTGTTCTTCGAGAGTGTGGCGCGCTACTGGTCGGGCGAGGCGGTGGGCGTGCTGCTCACCGGCATGGGCCGCGATGGCGCCCAGGGCCTGAAGCTGATGCGCGAGCAGGGTTTCCTGACCATCGCCCAGGACCAGCAGAGCAGCGCGGTGTACGGCATGCCCAAGGCCGCTGCGGCGATCCACGCGGCGGTGGAGATCCGCCCCTTGGAGCGAATTGCCGGGCGGCTGATGGAAATCTTTTCGAAATGA